One Streptomyces sp. B21-105 genomic region harbors:
- a CDS encoding response regulator transcription factor: MTIRVLIADDQMMVREGFSVLLNAMPDIEVVGEAVNGREAVHRVRELAPDVVLMDIRMPELNGIEATREIVAADGTAKVLVLTTFDLDEYVYQALRAGASGFLLKDASARQLADGVRVVAAGEALLAPSVTRRLITEFSKLSDTPGAVRAAVQASYGDLTERETEVLVLIAQGLSNSEIAERLVVAESTIKTHVSRILVKLGLRDRTQAAVFAYEARLVTPG; the protein is encoded by the coding sequence ATGACGATCCGGGTACTGATCGCCGACGACCAGATGATGGTCCGCGAGGGCTTCTCGGTCCTGCTGAACGCGATGCCCGACATCGAGGTGGTGGGCGAGGCGGTGAACGGCCGGGAGGCGGTGCACCGGGTGCGCGAGCTGGCGCCCGACGTGGTCCTGATGGACATTCGCATGCCGGAGCTGAACGGCATCGAGGCGACGCGGGAGATCGTCGCGGCGGACGGCACGGCGAAGGTCCTCGTCCTGACCACCTTCGACCTGGACGAGTACGTCTACCAGGCACTGCGCGCGGGAGCCTCCGGCTTCCTCCTGAAGGACGCCTCGGCCCGCCAGTTGGCGGACGGCGTGCGGGTGGTGGCGGCCGGCGAGGCGCTCCTCGCCCCGTCCGTCACCAGGCGTCTGATCACGGAGTTCTCCAAACTCTCGGACACCCCTGGGGCGGTCCGCGCGGCCGTCCAGGCGTCCTACGGCGACCTGACCGAACGGGAGACGGAGGTCCTCGTCCTCATCGCCCAGGGCCTGTCGAACTCGGAGATCGCCGAGCGGCTGGTGGTCGCGGAGTCGACCATCAAGACGCACGTGAGCAGAATCCTGGTGAAGCTGGGCCTGCGCGACCGCACCCAGGCGGCGGTGTTCGCCTACGAGGCGAGACTGGTGACCCCGGGATGA
- a CDS encoding sensor histidine kinase: MTETTQPHTTQPGDPDDSFEAYRPRSPEFRAAMDALRGLRTDLFHDAFAYRPLPRKEKAGPLARKWKGRKREYAAWSRHATVGAGGALAALTAFADGGSGMLGFLTGLLVLAPVLMTLVRPVGAFWLSLASTSAVAVIGTTYGNWPWLPGSYVSHLVVLTVVAIRTRPRTAAWMWLLTAFYGFFAETVFGWDHYATNTASMLVFSAILLLAVTVWHIRRQAEQEVTAQQTVTAHERSRRTLLEERTTIARELHDVVAHHMSVVAIQAEAAPYRVENPPPELEKAFATIRENAVAALTELRRVLGVVRAEDYDVPDAPQPTLAELDALLANVRGAGLEVEKAVTGAVRELPQGVELSAYRIVQEALSNTLRHASGASARVEVGYVLGGLGLRIVNGAPPNPTLIKPSPGAGHGITGMRERVTMLNGEMTAEATREGGYEVTVFLPVPVSVPAATESAAADAARSSAGGGGA, translated from the coding sequence GTGACCGAGACGACGCAGCCGCACACCACGCAACCCGGCGACCCGGACGACTCCTTCGAGGCCTACCGGCCGCGCAGCCCGGAGTTCCGGGCGGCGATGGACGCCCTGCGCGGACTGCGGACGGACCTGTTCCACGACGCCTTCGCCTACCGCCCGCTGCCCCGCAAGGAGAAGGCCGGCCCGCTCGCCCGCAAATGGAAGGGCCGCAAGCGCGAGTACGCGGCCTGGTCCCGGCACGCGACGGTCGGGGCGGGCGGCGCGCTGGCCGCGCTGACCGCCTTCGCCGACGGCGGCAGCGGCATGCTGGGCTTCCTGACCGGCCTGCTCGTCCTGGCGCCGGTGCTGATGACGCTGGTACGGCCGGTCGGCGCGTTCTGGCTGTCACTGGCCTCGACCTCTGCGGTCGCCGTGATCGGCACCACGTACGGCAACTGGCCGTGGCTGCCCGGCAGTTACGTCTCCCACCTGGTGGTGCTCACGGTCGTGGCGATACGCACCCGGCCGCGCACGGCGGCATGGATGTGGCTGCTCACGGCGTTCTACGGCTTCTTCGCCGAGACCGTCTTCGGCTGGGACCACTACGCCACGAACACCGCGTCCATGCTGGTCTTCTCCGCGATCCTGCTGCTCGCCGTCACCGTGTGGCACATCCGCCGGCAGGCCGAGCAGGAGGTCACGGCCCAGCAGACGGTGACCGCGCACGAGCGGTCCCGGCGCACCCTCCTGGAGGAGCGCACCACGATCGCCCGTGAGCTGCACGACGTGGTCGCCCACCACATGTCGGTGGTCGCCATCCAGGCGGAGGCCGCCCCCTACCGGGTGGAGAACCCGCCGCCGGAGCTGGAGAAGGCCTTCGCGACGATCCGGGAGAACGCGGTGGCGGCGCTCACCGAGCTGCGCCGGGTGCTGGGCGTGGTCCGCGCCGAGGACTACGACGTCCCGGACGCCCCACAGCCCACGCTGGCCGAGCTGGACGCGCTCCTCGCCAACGTGCGGGGGGCCGGTCTGGAGGTGGAGAAGGCGGTCACGGGGGCGGTGCGCGAGCTGCCGCAGGGGGTGGAGCTCTCGGCGTACCGGATCGTCCAGGAGGCCCTGAGCAACACGCTCCGCCACGCGTCGGGCGCGAGCGCCCGGGTGGAGGTCGGGTACGTTCTGGGCGGGCTCGGCCTGCGGATCGTCAACGGCGCTCCGCCCAACCCGACCCTGATCAAGCCCTCGCCCGGCGCCGGGCACGGCATCACGGGCATGCGGGAGCGGGTCACCATGCTGAACGGCGAGATGACGGCCGAGGCGACACGCGAGGGAGGGTACGAGGTGACGGTGTTCCTGCCGGTGCCGGTGTCTGTGCCGGCGGCCACGGAGTCCGCCGCCGCCGACGCCGCCCGGTCCTCTGCGGGCGGGGGTGGAGCATGA
- a CDS encoding cytochrome P450, with amino-acid sequence MAAADDLSFTPWDPAFLADPYPAYAELRERGRVIFYEPTGQWLVPGHADVSALLRERRLGRTYQHRFTHEDFGRTAPPAEQEPFHTLNDHGMLDLEPPDHTRIRRLVSKAFTPRTVERLKPYVHRLAGELVEGLARAGGGDLLSDVAEPLPVAVIAEMLGIPEADRGPLRPWSADICGMYELNPSKDTAARAVRASVEFTAYLRELIAERRKEPGDDLISGLIAAHDEGDRLTEQEMISTAVLLLNAGHEATVNATVNGWWALFRNPEQLAALRADHSLVPSAVEELMRYDTPLQLFERWVLDDIEIDGVTVPRGAEIAMLFGSANHDPAVFAEPERLDLTRADNPHISFSAGIHYCIGAPLARIELAASMTALLERTPTLALAAEPRRKPNFVIRGLEGLPVTV; translated from the coding sequence ATGGCAGCAGCTGACGACCTCTCGTTCACCCCCTGGGACCCCGCGTTCCTCGCGGACCCGTACCCGGCGTACGCAGAGTTGCGGGAGCGCGGGCGGGTGATCTTCTACGAGCCCACCGGTCAGTGGCTCGTGCCGGGCCACGCGGACGTGTCGGCCCTGCTGCGGGAGCGGCGACTGGGGCGGACGTACCAGCACCGGTTCACGCACGAGGACTTCGGGCGGACCGCGCCGCCCGCCGAGCAGGAGCCGTTCCACACGCTGAACGACCACGGGATGCTCGACCTGGAACCGCCGGACCACACCCGGATCCGGCGGCTGGTGTCGAAGGCGTTCACCCCGCGCACGGTGGAGCGGCTGAAGCCGTACGTGCACAGGCTGGCCGGCGAGCTGGTGGAGGGGCTGGCGCGGGCGGGCGGCGGCGACCTGCTGAGCGACGTCGCCGAGCCGCTGCCGGTGGCCGTGATCGCGGAGATGCTGGGGATCCCGGAGGCGGACCGGGGGCCGCTGCGGCCCTGGTCGGCGGACATCTGCGGGATGTACGAGCTGAACCCGTCCAAGGACACGGCGGCGAGGGCGGTGCGGGCGTCCGTCGAGTTCACCGCGTATCTGCGCGAGCTGATCGCCGAGCGGCGCAAGGAGCCGGGGGACGACCTCATCTCAGGGCTCATCGCTGCGCACGACGAGGGCGACCGGCTGACCGAGCAGGAGATGATCTCGACGGCGGTGCTGCTGCTGAACGCCGGTCACGAGGCGACCGTCAACGCCACCGTCAACGGGTGGTGGGCGCTGTTCCGCAACCCGGAGCAGCTGGCCGCGCTGCGCGCCGACCACTCGCTGGTGCCCTCCGCCGTCGAGGAGCTGATGCGGTACGACACCCCGCTGCAGCTCTTCGAGCGGTGGGTGCTGGACGACATCGAGATCGACGGGGTCACCGTGCCGCGGGGAGCCGAGATCGCCATGCTCTTCGGCTCGGCGAACCACGATCCCGCGGTGTTCGCCGAACCCGAACGGCTGGACCTCACCCGGGCCGACAACCCGCACATCTCCTTCAGTGCGGGCATCCACTACTGCATCGGCGCGCCACTGGCCCGCATCGAGCTCGCCGCGTCGATGACGGCCCTGCTGGAGCGGACCCCGACGCTGGCCCTGGCGGCGGAGCCGCGACGCAAGCCGAACTTCGTGATCCGGGGTCTGGAGGGCCTACCCGTCACCGTCTGA